The following proteins are co-located in the Gloeocapsa sp. PCC 7428 genome:
- a CDS encoding ABC-F family ATP-binding cassette domain-containing protein, with protein MLRLEHISKIYPTGEVLKDVNWEVKSGDRIGLVGVNGAGKSTQLKIIAGEIEPTAGEVIRPASLHVAYLTQEFEVDPGRTVREEFWTVFKQANEVQQSLVHVQRDMETATPEELERLIHKLDRLQRTFEALDGYGLEAQIEKILPEMGFEPTDGDRLVSSFSGGWQMRMSLGKILLQKPDLLLLDEPTNHLDLETIEWLENYLKSLTTPMVIVSHDREFLDRLCTQIVETERGVSTTYLGNYSAYLQQKAEAQVAQLSAYERQQKELEKQQTFVDRFRASATRSTQAKSREKQLEKIERIEAPVAGLRSLHFRFPPAPRSGREVVVIKDLVHTYEEKILFLGADLLIERGDRIAFLGPNGAGKSTLLRLIMGLELPSEGTVKLGNHNVIPGYFEQNQAEALELHKTVMETIHDEVPDWKNEEVRTLLGRFLFSGDTVFKQVVALSGGEKARLALAKMLLRPANLLILDEPTNHLDIPAKEMLEEAIQHYDGTVIVVSHDRYFISQVANKIVEIRDGEFRLYNGDYHYYLEKIAAEKEQARLAAIAAEKAAKKAAKATAKRKS; from the coding sequence ATGCTGCGACTAGAACATATCAGTAAAATCTACCCTACCGGTGAAGTGCTTAAAGATGTTAATTGGGAAGTCAAAAGTGGCGATCGCATCGGTTTAGTAGGGGTTAACGGTGCAGGAAAATCGACTCAACTCAAAATCATTGCTGGCGAAATTGAACCAACAGCAGGAGAAGTGATTCGTCCAGCAAGTTTGCACGTCGCTTATCTTACACAAGAATTTGAAGTCGATCCTGGGCGCACTGTCCGTGAAGAATTTTGGACAGTCTTTAAGCAAGCAAATGAAGTGCAACAATCGCTCGTACATGTACAGCGTGATATGGAAACGGCGACGCCAGAAGAGTTAGAGCGCTTGATTCACAAGCTCGATCGCCTACAACGTACCTTTGAAGCATTAGACGGTTATGGACTCGAAGCGCAAATCGAGAAGATTTTACCAGAAATGGGCTTTGAGCCAACCGACGGCGATCGCTTAGTGAGTTCTTTTAGTGGCGGTTGGCAAATGCGCATGAGTTTAGGCAAAATTCTATTGCAAAAGCCAGATTTGTTGCTGCTCGACGAACCGACAAACCATCTTGACTTAGAAACTATCGAGTGGTTGGAAAATTACTTAAAAAGCTTAACCACTCCAATGGTGATAGTCTCGCATGATCGCGAGTTTCTCGACCGACTGTGTACGCAAATTGTCGAAACCGAACGTGGCGTTTCCACGACTTATTTAGGTAACTATTCGGCTTACTTACAGCAAAAAGCCGAAGCGCAAGTTGCACAACTCAGCGCCTACGAACGTCAACAAAAAGAACTAGAAAAGCAGCAAACGTTTGTCGATCGCTTCCGCGCGAGTGCTACACGCAGTACTCAAGCAAAAAGCCGCGAAAAACAACTTGAAAAAATTGAGCGAATTGAAGCACCAGTCGCTGGACTACGAAGCCTTCACTTTCGCTTTCCGCCAGCACCCCGCAGTGGTAGAGAAGTTGTAGTCATCAAAGACTTGGTACACACTTACGAAGAGAAAATTCTCTTTTTAGGTGCGGATCTATTAATCGAACGCGGCGATCGCATCGCCTTTTTAGGTCCCAATGGTGCAGGTAAATCTACTTTACTGCGCTTGATTATGGGACTAGAGTTGCCTTCAGAAGGCACCGTTAAGTTAGGAAATCATAACGTTATTCCAGGTTACTTCGAGCAAAATCAGGCAGAAGCGCTAGAACTTCACAAAACGGTGATGGAAACGATTCATGATGAAGTTCCTGATTGGAAGAACGAAGAAGTTCGGACGCTGCTAGGGCGATTTTTGTTTAGCGGCGACACAGTATTCAAGCAAGTTGTCGCCTTAAGTGGTGGCGAAAAAGCGCGGCTAGCGTTAGCAAAAATGCTGTTACGTCCGGCTAATTTATTGATATTAGACGAACCGACGAATCATTTAGACATTCCTGCAAAGGAAATGCTCGAAGAAGCGATTCAACACTATGATGGTACGGTGATTGTCGTTTCACACGACCGATATTTTATCTCTCAGGTCGCAAACAAAATTGTCGAGATTCGGGATGGAGAATTTCGGCTGTATAACGGAGATTATCACTATTATTTGGAGAAAATAGCCGCAGAGAAAGAACAAGCTCGATTGGCCGCGATCGCAGCGGAAAAAGCCGCAAAGAAAGCTGCAAAAGCAACTGCAAAACGAAAATCATAA
- the gpmI gene encoding 2,3-bisphosphoglycerate-independent phosphoglycerate mutase: protein MTQAPVAPVVLVILDGWGYREEADGNAIAAAKVPVMSSLWQAYPKTLIQTSGKAVGLPEGQMGNSEVGHLNIGAGRVVPQELVRISDAVEDGSIHQNPALLQVCQDVRERNGKLHLIGLCSEGGVHSHVNHLLGLLDFAKAQGISQVCIHAITDGRDTMPTEGIGVIQLIQDYTEKLGVGKIVTVSGRYYAMDRDRRWDRVKLAYDVMTQDGEGDGRAADEILQASYDAGVTDEFLVPQRVAPGAVESGDGVIFFNFRPDRARQLTQAFVAPHFDGFEREKISQLFFVTFTQYDPELPVAVAFAPQNLNNILGQVVSEHGMKQFRTAETEKYAHVTYFFNGGLEEPFEGEERELVMSPMVATYDRAPSMSAEAVTDVASAAIERGVYSLVVINYANPDMVGHTGQIEATVQALETVDRCLGRLLESVSKAGGTAIVTADHGNAEYMRDPQGNPWTAHTTNPVPLILIEGEGAKIQGYGGNVGLRNGGRLCDIAPTILEILQIPQPLEMTGRSLLAPAEYSTLHSQRTPVQSAL, encoded by the coding sequence ATGACCCAAGCACCTGTTGCTCCCGTGGTGCTAGTCATTTTAGACGGGTGGGGCTATCGAGAAGAAGCAGACGGTAATGCGATCGCTGCTGCTAAAGTCCCAGTAATGAGTAGCCTTTGGCAGGCATATCCCAAAACACTTATCCAAACTTCAGGTAAAGCAGTCGGTTTACCCGAAGGTCAAATGGGAAACTCCGAAGTCGGGCACCTTAACATTGGCGCGGGACGCGTTGTACCACAAGAACTCGTGCGCATTTCTGATGCGGTAGAAGATGGATCAATCCACCAAAATCCCGCATTGCTGCAAGTGTGTCAAGACGTTCGCGAACGAAATGGCAAGTTACACTTAATCGGTCTTTGTTCCGAAGGCGGCGTTCATTCGCACGTTAATCATCTGCTAGGACTGCTTGACTTTGCGAAAGCACAAGGAATTTCCCAAGTGTGCATTCATGCAATTACAGATGGTCGCGATACAATGCCAACCGAGGGTATCGGCGTCATTCAGCTTATTCAAGACTACACTGAGAAATTAGGTGTAGGAAAAATAGTCACAGTGAGCGGACGGTATTACGCGATGGATCGCGATCGCCGCTGGGATCGCGTAAAACTCGCTTACGATGTCATGACCCAAGACGGCGAAGGTGATGGTCGTGCTGCGGATGAGATTTTACAAGCTTCCTACGATGCGGGAGTCACAGATGAATTTCTCGTACCCCAACGTGTCGCACCAGGAGCCGTAGAATCGGGCGATGGCGTCATTTTCTTCAATTTTCGTCCAGACCGCGCCAGACAGCTAACCCAAGCTTTCGTAGCTCCGCATTTTGATGGCTTTGAGCGCGAGAAAATTAGCCAATTGTTTTTTGTAACGTTTACCCAATACGACCCTGAATTACCAGTAGCAGTTGCTTTTGCACCGCAAAACTTAAACAACATCTTAGGGCAAGTCGTTTCGGAACACGGAATGAAGCAGTTCCGCACGGCAGAAACAGAAAAGTATGCCCACGTCACTTACTTTTTCAACGGCGGTTTAGAAGAGCCATTTGAGGGTGAAGAACGCGAACTGGTGATGAGTCCGATGGTAGCAACTTACGATCGCGCTCCTAGTATGTCAGCAGAAGCCGTGACTGATGTTGCTAGCGCAGCGATTGAACGAGGCGTCTATTCCTTGGTTGTCATCAATTACGCCAATCCTGACATGGTAGGGCATACAGGTCAAATTGAAGCAACCGTTCAAGCTTTAGAAACCGTTGACCGTTGTTTAGGACGTTTGTTAGAAAGCGTTAGCAAAGCAGGTGGTACTGCGATTGTCACTGCCGATCATGGCAATGCTGAATATATGCGCGATCCACAAGGTAATCCTTGGACAGCGCATACAACTAACCCTGTTCCTTTGATCTTAATCGAAGGTGAAGGAGCTAAAATACAAGGGTACGGTGGCAACGTAGGGCTACGTAATGGCGGTCGTCTGTGTGATATTGCTCCCACAATTCTGGAAATCCTCCAGATCCCGCAGCCTCTTGAAATGACTGGACGCTCGCTGCTCGCACCAGCCGAGTACAGCACCTTACATAGTCAACGTACTCCTGTACAATCAGCACTATAG
- the secG gene encoding preprotein translocase subunit SecG: MTIYNIVEILWVVSAVGLTVLVLLHSPKGDGIGAIGGQAQLFSSTKSAETTLNRVTWALTVLFLGLTVVLSANWLPR, encoded by the coding sequence ATGACAATTTACAACATTGTAGAAATCCTGTGGGTTGTATCTGCGGTAGGTTTAACTGTATTGGTACTATTACATAGCCCTAAAGGTGATGGTATTGGAGCAATTGGCGGACAAGCACAACTATTCAGCAGTACAAAAAGTGCTGAAACAACTTTGAACCGAGTTACCTGGGCACTCACAGTACTTTTTCTTGGTTTAACTGTTGTTCTGAGTGCTAACTGGTTACCTCGTTAA
- a CDS encoding peptidase, which produces MRQEFFIFILVAIAALVVAISYDTSKANTKLTEVAQASKLPQLQQHPLPASLAQWQDQSNSGDYFSEIKPTEVGYLVWSQLPVKVYIQQPHAETHNADRLQSWANEVLQAIQEWNVYLPLQVVEQPEVADIKILRLSPPLRIAPNEKFPRARSAETTYELYVSSNRVLSHRCSILLSPNQTGQYLQAAARHEFGHALGIWGHSPNPNDALYFSQVRNPPPISARDVNTLKRVYQQPTRLGWLLPRA; this is translated from the coding sequence TTGCGGCAGGAATTTTTTATATTTATTCTGGTGGCGATCGCTGCGCTAGTGGTTGCTATTAGTTATGATACCTCTAAAGCCAATACCAAGCTGACTGAAGTAGCACAAGCTTCAAAATTACCGCAACTTCAGCAACATCCTTTGCCTGCTAGCTTGGCACAGTGGCAAGACCAAAGTAACAGTGGCGATTACTTTTCAGAAATCAAACCAACCGAAGTCGGCTATTTAGTATGGTCGCAGTTGCCAGTTAAAGTTTACATCCAACAACCACACGCCGAAACCCACAACGCTGACAGACTACAAAGCTGGGCAAACGAAGTCTTGCAAGCCATTCAAGAATGGAACGTTTATTTACCCTTGCAAGTCGTAGAACAACCTGAGGTTGCAGACATTAAAATTTTGCGTTTATCTCCTCCGTTGCGAATTGCCCCTAACGAGAAATTTCCGCGTGCGCGATCGGCTGAAACGACCTACGAGTTGTATGTAAGTTCCAATCGTGTTTTATCTCATCGTTGTTCAATTTTGCTGAGTCCTAATCAAACAGGTCAGTATCTTCAAGCCGCAGCGCGCCATGAATTCGGTCATGCATTAGGAATTTGGGGACATAGCCCAAACCCAAACGATGCGTTGTACTTTTCCCAAGTGCGGAATCCACCACCAATTTCTGCTAGAGATGTGAACACGCTCAAGCGAGTTTATCAGCAACCAACACGATTAGGATGGCTGTTACCAAGGGCTTAG
- a CDS encoding glycosyltransferase family 4 protein has protein sequence MHIAWLGKKSPFCGNVTYSREVTNALLERGHQVSFLHFAQEEEEPDNWPDCPEVSLPFLYKSQVYTIPTLKAAKVLSQSLQQLKPDIVHASLTLSPLDFLLPDICGELNLPLVATFHTPFAGKGAKLKSGTQLLAYQLYAPFLVNYDRVIVFSQVQRELLARLGLIPENVAVIPNGVDIQKYSPGSSKIKAKLNAQRLFIYQGRLAPEKNVEPLLRAWKHSEMHPDSKLLIVGDGPLTPSLEPFYGSEHGIHWLGFIAEEEQRIEILRGCDVFILPSLVEGLSISLLEAMACGVACLATDVGADGEVLEGGAGVILTPRRVESQLRTLLPLFQDHPELTTLLGQKARKRVVERYTLSQNITQVEKLYAQVLEQRRFHFSRGA, from the coding sequence ATGCATATTGCCTGGCTCGGAAAAAAATCACCATTTTGTGGCAATGTCACGTATAGTCGAGAAGTCACTAATGCCCTATTAGAGCGGGGACATCAAGTCAGCTTTCTTCACTTTGCGCAAGAGGAAGAAGAGCCTGATAACTGGCCAGATTGTCCAGAAGTTTCCCTACCATTTTTGTACAAATCCCAAGTTTACACAATTCCGACGCTAAAAGCTGCCAAGGTCTTAAGTCAATCTTTGCAGCAACTTAAACCTGATATCGTCCACGCGTCGTTAACACTATCCCCGCTTGACTTTCTCCTCCCAGACATCTGCGGAGAACTCAACTTACCGCTGGTTGCCACTTTTCATACTCCGTTTGCTGGCAAAGGCGCTAAGCTCAAATCGGGAACACAGCTTTTGGCGTATCAACTCTATGCACCTTTTCTGGTGAACTACGATCGCGTAATCGTCTTCTCGCAGGTACAACGCGAATTATTAGCACGTTTAGGACTAATACCCGAAAATGTTGCTGTTATCCCCAATGGTGTAGATATTCAAAAATATTCTCCTGGTTCGTCAAAAATTAAAGCAAAGCTAAACGCACAGCGTTTGTTTATTTACCAAGGTCGCTTGGCACCGGAGAAAAATGTAGAGCCTTTATTACGCGCCTGGAAGCACTCAGAAATGCATCCAGATAGCAAATTACTGATTGTCGGTGATGGTCCATTAACACCTTCACTAGAACCGTTCTATGGTTCTGAACATGGTATTCACTGGTTAGGATTTATCGCCGAGGAAGAACAGCGCATTGAAATCCTACGAGGCTGTGATGTTTTTATTTTGCCGTCTTTAGTCGAAGGACTGTCAATATCCTTGCTAGAGGCAATGGCTTGTGGTGTAGCTTGTCTAGCAACTGATGTTGGTGCAGATGGCGAAGTTTTAGAGGGTGGTGCTGGTGTCATTCTCACACCACGCCGCGTAGAATCACAGTTACGAACCTTGCTGCCACTCTTCCAAGACCATCCTGAATTAACCACTTTATTAGGACAGAAAGCCCGTAAGCGCGTTGTCGAACGCTATACACTGAGCCAAAATATTACCCAAGTCGAGAAACTCTATGCTCAAGTTTTAGAGCAACGGCGGTTTCATTTCAGTCGTGGGGCGTAA